A genomic stretch from Patagioenas fasciata isolate bPatFas1 chromosome 8, bPatFas1.hap1, whole genome shotgun sequence includes:
- the CISD1 gene encoding CDGSH iron-sulfur domain-containing protein 1 isoform X2 yields MRAELRVPVAACGAAAMGLGQNAPVRVEWIAAVSLAAGAAAVGYLAYKKFLSKDKCCKAMVNPSVQKDNPKVVHAFDVEDLGDKAVYCRCWRSKKFPLCDGSHIKHNEETGDNVGPLIIKRKEA; encoded by the exons ATGCGCGCGGAGCTGCGCGTGCCAGTGGCGGCGTGTGGAGCGGCGGCCATGGGGCTGGGGCAGAACGCGCCCGTGCGGG TTGAATGGATTGCTGCAGTCTCCTTAgctgctggtgcagctgctgTTGGGTATCTAGCTTACAAAaaatttctctctaaagacaaatgttgcaaagcaatggtgaatcCCAGTGTCCAGAAGGATAACCCCAAGGTAGTCCACGCATTTGATGTGGAAGATCTGGGAGACAAGGCTGTGTACTGTCGTTGTTGGAGATCCAAGAAG ttcccGCTGTGTGATGGCTCTCACATAAAACACAACGAGGAAACTGGTGACAATGTTGGGCCTCTGATCATCAAGAGGAAGGAGGCGTAG
- the CISD1 gene encoding CDGSH iron-sulfur domain-containing protein 1 isoform X1, which produces MARCRPWATPRGQNGGALRGRGCPRGGPDPLRSGTGGTSGLAWPGPPSPVEWIAAVSLAAGAAAVGYLAYKKFLSKDKCCKAMVNPSVQKDNPKVVHAFDVEDLGDKAVYCRCWRSKKFPLCDGSHIKHNEETGDNVGPLIIKRKEA; this is translated from the exons ATGGCGCGGTGCCGCCCTTGGGCGACTCCCCGGGGACAAAATGGCGGCGCCCTGCGAGGACGCGGGTGTCCCCGGGGCGGGCCGGATCCCCTCCGCAGCGGGACGGGCGGGACCTCTGGCCTGGCCTGGCCCGGCCCGCCTTCCCCCG TTGAATGGATTGCTGCAGTCTCCTTAgctgctggtgcagctgctgTTGGGTATCTAGCTTACAAAaaatttctctctaaagacaaatgttgcaaagcaatggtgaatcCCAGTGTCCAGAAGGATAACCCCAAGGTAGTCCACGCATTTGATGTGGAAGATCTGGGAGACAAGGCTGTGTACTGTCGTTGTTGGAGATCCAAGAAG ttcccGCTGTGTGATGGCTCTCACATAAAACACAACGAGGAAACTGGTGACAATGTTGGGCCTCTGATCATCAAGAGGAAGGAGGCGTAG